From Candidatus Eremiobacterota bacterium, the proteins below share one genomic window:
- a CDS encoding HU family DNA-binding protein, protein MQGKKEIIESIAKHTKLSKKDTELTIDAFWKTIRDALKKNMIVRLIPYGNFEVRHRAARTGRNPRTGGKIQIKARNVPAFKAGKALKDAVQ, encoded by the coding sequence GTGCAGGGCAAGAAAGAGATAATCGAGAGCATCGCGAAGCACACCAAGCTCTCAAAGAAGGACACCGAACTCACAATCGATGCCTTCTGGAAGACCATCAGAGATGCCCTCAAAAAGAACATGATTGTACGCCTCATCCCCTACGGGAACTTTGAGGTAAGACATCGTGCAGCCCGCACCGGCAGAAACCCCAGAACTGGCGGCAAGATCCAGATCAAGGCCCGCAACGTACCGGCCTTCAAAGCTGGAAAAGCCCTCAAAGACGCCGTACAGTAA
- a CDS encoding DUF4127 family protein, translating to MNILFIPLDNRPCTMNYPEALASMVNFTLLTPPAEYLGNYFLPGNTRKLFSWLGDMESRADAALISIDMLVHGGLIASRGSYHTAHETARTLKHLGEWLRRRRVPMVASYNVIMRTMPTSSSSDIAKEAPRFLKIVKSLHEISLKKPARLAEEIEKAKKTLKGAISGEYFDVRRRNHEVNRQCLLWRKEGLLDCLLLGLDDVVTRGLNLYEKTLLEKFIRDESLDNAFIYPGTDEMALMLLTRLACERFGEKPRYHVLYSSTRGKNRPTLYEDRNVPELISSYFGMLSFEECPREEESIDLFVHLNPHGQQEAGFQVLGRTPRQRLMPFMQKIEESLSMDRLAAVADVAYANGADCTLAELLTSRFRIPSLAAYAAWNTAGNTIGTVISQSALRWLSLRFRHLISNPAMAEKAHLAFTFSRFLDDWIYQSEVREKVKKFCTHENISTYDLGSFHQRVEHLIDGVVVRRAEALFHKILGGQYILPLFSSRPAKVSVEEPFTCQIRLPWPRIFEIDAFCDFTLRYARGPLL from the coding sequence ATGAACATTCTTTTCATTCCTCTCGACAACAGGCCCTGCACCATGAACTACCCCGAGGCCCTGGCCTCGATGGTGAACTTCACGCTCCTCACCCCTCCCGCCGAGTACCTGGGGAACTACTTTCTCCCGGGGAACACCAGAAAGCTTTTCTCATGGCTTGGCGATATGGAGTCACGGGCCGATGCGGCCCTTATCTCAATAGACATGCTCGTCCATGGCGGCCTCATCGCCTCAAGAGGGTCCTATCACACTGCTCATGAAACAGCGCGCACATTGAAGCACCTTGGAGAATGGCTCAGGAGGAGGCGGGTGCCCATGGTGGCGAGCTATAACGTCATCATGAGAACCATGCCCACCTCCTCATCGTCTGACATCGCCAAGGAGGCTCCGCGTTTCCTGAAGATAGTGAAATCACTCCATGAGATCTCCCTGAAGAAGCCCGCAAGACTCGCAGAAGAGATAGAGAAGGCAAAAAAAACCCTTAAGGGAGCCATCTCGGGAGAATATTTCGACGTGCGCAGGCGGAACCACGAAGTGAACAGGCAGTGCCTCCTCTGGAGAAAGGAGGGGCTCCTCGACTGCCTGCTGCTGGGCCTCGATGACGTAGTGACCAGGGGCCTCAACCTCTATGAGAAGACGCTCCTTGAAAAATTTATCAGGGATGAATCACTGGACAATGCTTTTATTTATCCCGGCACCGACGAGATGGCCCTCATGCTGCTGACGCGCCTTGCCTGTGAGCGCTTCGGGGAAAAGCCCCGCTACCACGTCCTGTACAGCTCGACGAGGGGGAAAAACAGGCCCACCCTTTACGAGGACAGGAACGTTCCCGAGCTCATCTCATCATACTTTGGCATGCTCTCCTTCGAGGAATGCCCGCGGGAAGAGGAATCTATCGATCTTTTCGTGCACCTCAATCCCCATGGGCAGCAGGAAGCCGGCTTCCAGGTCCTGGGGAGAACGCCCCGCCAGAGGCTTATGCCTTTCATGCAGAAGATAGAGGAGAGCCTCTCGATGGACAGGCTGGCAGCCGTGGCAGACGTAGCTTACGCAAATGGCGCCGACTGCACGCTGGCCGAGCTCCTCACCTCGCGGTTCAGGATACCTTCCCTTGCCGCCTATGCTGCCTGGAACACTGCGGGCAACACCATAGGGACCGTTATCTCTCAGTCCGCCCTGAGGTGGCTCTCCCTCAGGTTCCGCCACCTCATCTCAAATCCCGCCATGGCCGAGAAAGCCCACCTGGCCTTTACGTTCTCGAGGTTTCTCGATGACTGGATCTACCAGTCAGAAGTGAGGGAAAAGGTGAAGAAATTCTGCACCCATGAAAATATCTCCACCTATGACCTGGGGAGCTTTCACCAGAGGGTGGAGCATCTCATTGACGGCGTGGTGGTGAGGCGTGCCGAAGCCCTCTTTCACAAAATCCTCGGGGGCCAGTACATCCTTCCTCTCTTTTCTTCAAGGCCTGCAAAGGTCAGTGTTGAAGAGCCCTTCACCTGCCAGATACGTCTTCCATGGCCCAGGATATTTGAGATTGACGCGTTCTGCGACTTTACCCTCCGCTATGCGAGGGGGCCCCTGCTCTGA
- a CDS encoding type II secretion system F family protein, with the protein MPKFAYEALDARGRVVSGTVEAPDLETVIEDLKTSRYTVTNIKQQSDILSYAREIARKLQRVSLYALAVFTRQFAVLFNAGLPITRGLDALSKQTMSKKLGYAVMAVSHDIKSGFSLSKAMSKHPDVFSPVYISLVKAGEMAGALGEVLDRLAGLMEKENTLRKKVAASMVYPIFVFVFSIIVTLGLVFYIFPKFIAIFQGIDIEMPACTKFLIFITEGILNPLIFFPTVGGVVVLGFLAMQFAKTPLGKRQKDRILLELPLIGKINKKVILSRFCRTLGTLISSGVPVVHSLEIVSRAAGNEVVSGIIDEIKMALKAGMRLSQPIQENRLFPPIVGHMVAVGEETGNLPILLEKLAHYYDTEVEYALTGFASMIEPIMIFVLGGMVGFVLISVFLPIYQLVSKF; encoded by the coding sequence ATGCCCAAATTCGCATACGAGGCACTCGACGCCCGCGGTCGGGTGGTAAGCGGCACCGTAGAAGCACCGGACCTGGAAACCGTCATAGAGGATCTCAAGACCTCCCGTTACACCGTCACCAATATCAAGCAGCAGTCCGACATCCTCTCCTATGCCAGAGAGATAGCGCGCAAGCTCCAGAGAGTAAGCCTCTACGCGCTGGCAGTTTTTACCCGCCAGTTTGCCGTGCTTTTTAACGCCGGGCTCCCCATCACAAGGGGGCTTGATGCCCTTTCCAAGCAGACCATGAGCAAGAAGCTGGGCTATGCCGTCATGGCAGTCTCACACGACATCAAGTCAGGCTTCTCCCTTTCAAAGGCAATGTCCAAGCACCCTGACGTATTCTCCCCTGTCTACATAAGCCTTGTGAAAGCCGGCGAGATGGCCGGCGCCCTGGGCGAGGTCCTCGACAGGCTCGCCGGGCTCATGGAAAAGGAGAATACGCTGCGTAAAAAAGTGGCCGCCTCGATGGTATACCCCATCTTTGTCTTCGTGTTCTCCATTATCGTGACCCTGGGCCTCGTGTTCTACATTTTTCCCAAGTTCATCGCCATTTTCCAGGGTATTGACATCGAAATGCCTGCCTGCACGAAGTTTCTCATCTTCATCACTGAGGGGATCCTGAATCCCCTCATCTTCTTCCCCACCGTGGGGGGAGTCGTCGTACTGGGGTTTCTCGCGATGCAGTTTGCCAAGACACCCCTCGGGAAGCGCCAGAAGGACAGGATCCTGCTGGAGCTGCCCCTTATCGGGAAGATCAACAAAAAAGTCATTCTCTCCAGGTTCTGCAGGACCCTGGGCACCCTCATCTCCAGCGGCGTGCCCGTCGTCCACTCCCTGGAGATCGTGTCCAGGGCCGCGGGAAATGAGGTGGTGAGCGGCATCATCGACGAGATCAAAATGGCCCTCAAGGCCGGCATGCGCCTCTCCCAGCCCATCCAGGAAAACCGCCTCTTCCCTCCCATCGTGGGCCACATGGTAGCCGTCGGTGAGGAGACGGGCAACCTCCCCATACTGCTGGAAAAACTTGCCCATTATTACGATACCGAGGTTGAATATGCTCTTACAGGCTTTGCATCTATGATAGAACCCATCATGATCTTCGTGCTTGGCGGTATGGTGGGCTTTGTGCTGATTTCCGTGTTTCTGCCTATCTACCAGCTCGTATCAAAGTTTTAG
- a CDS encoding SPASM domain-containing protein, with translation MHKLDPGLFHLFSMEGTHLLIGFRGGLYLLDDGIYAALCRSEGSPDLRGESLSEFDRELAAIERKENDTELSPEIPGRTLRALCLNVTSDCNMHCSYCFARKKDTPRDIMDFPTAKRAIDFLFEHSRQGASLQVDFFGGEPLLNFEVIGKTVEHGRKKARKSGKEIKFTVTTNATVLTDAIASFLDSEDFSVILSIDGPRELHDRHRPFLNGRPSWEEVLASIKRFLEKRRYRNYYLRGTFTPSGLELTKIAEFFISHGFRNFSLEPARGKDEEVWAVNISHLTVLEREYEALARMALTSSREKRPFEFFHFKVYLDSPLCAARRLTGCGAGVEYLSITPGGEIFPCHQLQEIADFSMGSLFSPRVSPRFDELRQTFLDATVLSKKPCRTCWARYYCSGGCHANALLFNGDILKPDELGCALQKKRLECSLWLKARERQQAGAHEKREHIIENGIVL, from the coding sequence ATGCACAAGCTTGACCCCGGACTTTTTCACCTTTTCAGCATGGAGGGCACCCACCTCCTGATAGGCTTCAGGGGAGGGCTTTATCTTCTGGATGATGGCATCTATGCTGCCCTCTGCCGCAGCGAAGGCTCACCAGACCTCCGCGGTGAGAGCCTCTCCGAGTTTGACCGGGAACTGGCAGCCATTGAGCGTAAAGAGAACGATACCGAGCTCTCTCCTGAAATTCCGGGAAGAACCTTGAGGGCCCTCTGCCTCAATGTCACCTCAGACTGCAACATGCACTGCAGTTACTGCTTTGCCAGGAAAAAGGACACACCCCGCGACATCATGGACTTCCCCACGGCGAAAAGGGCCATCGACTTTCTCTTTGAGCACTCAAGGCAGGGTGCCTCGCTCCAGGTGGATTTTTTCGGAGGGGAGCCCCTCCTCAATTTCGAGGTCATCGGCAAGACCGTGGAGCATGGTCGGAAAAAGGCCCGCAAATCTGGAAAGGAAATCAAGTTCACCGTCACCACCAATGCCACCGTCCTCACGGACGCCATCGCCTCCTTTCTTGACAGCGAGGATTTCTCTGTCATCCTGAGCATTGACGGCCCCCGGGAGCTCCATGACCGCCACAGGCCTTTCCTCAACGGCAGGCCCTCGTGGGAGGAGGTCCTCGCATCGATAAAGCGCTTTCTCGAAAAACGCCGCTACCGCAACTATTACCTGAGAGGCACCTTCACCCCCTCGGGCCTTGAGCTCACAAAAATCGCCGAGTTCTTTATCTCCCATGGCTTCAGGAACTTTTCCCTCGAGCCTGCAAGGGGAAAAGATGAGGAGGTGTGGGCCGTGAACATCTCGCACCTCACGGTGCTTGAAAGGGAGTACGAGGCCCTTGCCCGGATGGCCCTCACCTCCTCAAGGGAAAAGAGGCCCTTTGAATTTTTCCATTTCAAGGTGTATCTTGATTCCCCCCTCTGCGCGGCACGAAGGCTCACCGGGTGCGGCGCCGGCGTGGAGTATCTCTCCATCACGCCGGGCGGGGAAATATTCCCTTGCCACCAGCTCCAGGAGATCGCTGATTTTTCAATGGGCTCCCTCTTCTCACCGAGAGTGAGCCCGCGCTTCGATGAGCTCCGCCAGACCTTCCTGGATGCCACTGTGCTCTCCAAGAAGCCCTGCAGGACATGCTGGGCCCGCTATTACTGCAGCGGAGGCTGTCATGCCAATGCCCTCCTCTTCAATGGAGACATCCTGAAGCCCGATGAACTGGGCTGCGCCCTTCAAAAAAAGCGCCTGGAGTGCTCCCTCTGGTTAAAGGCCCGGGAGCGCCAGCAGGCAGGCGCCCATGAAAAGAGGGAACATATAATTGAAAATGGGATTGTTTTGTGA
- a CDS encoding response regulator transcription factor, with amino-acid sequence MNGRILVVDDEEAIVEFVEINLVRAGYEVIKAFNGNDALHLLKEKSPDLVVLDVMLPDIDGFEVLKSARSISGVPVIMLTARSEDMDKIAGLELGADDYMVKPFNPWELIARIQAIFRRLSPAREAEAQKVAFGDMTIDPLGRKVWKKGNLIELTPREYDLLLLFSGHPGRIFTREEVRKMIWGHEFIEERSIDVHIRRLRDKIEDNPMDPTYILTIWGVGYKSNPRFEEKARK; translated from the coding sequence ATGAACGGGAGAATACTGGTCGTTGATGACGAAGAGGCCATTGTGGAGTTTGTAGAAATCAACCTTGTGCGGGCCGGATACGAGGTGATCAAGGCCTTCAACGGGAATGACGCGCTGCATCTCCTGAAGGAGAAATCTCCCGACCTTGTGGTGCTTGATGTGATGCTTCCCGACATCGACGGCTTTGAGGTCCTCAAGTCGGCCCGGAGCATTTCCGGCGTCCCTGTCATCATGCTTACGGCCAGGAGTGAGGATATGGACAAGATTGCAGGCCTTGAGCTGGGAGCCGATGACTACATGGTGAAGCCCTTTAATCCCTGGGAGCTCATTGCCCGTATCCAGGCGATTTTCCGGAGGCTCTCGCCAGCCCGGGAGGCTGAGGCGCAGAAAGTCGCTTTTGGCGATATGACCATTGATCCCCTGGGAAGGAAGGTGTGGAAAAAAGGTAACCTTATTGAGCTCACCCCGCGGGAATACGATCTTCTCCTGCTGTTTTCCGGCCATCCCGGAAGGATCTTCACCCGGGAGGAGGTGCGCAAGATGATATGGGGACACGAATTTATCGAGGAGCGGAGCATTGACGTCCATATCAGGCGCCTGAGGGACAAGATAGAGGACAACCCCATGGATCCCACCTACATCCTCACCATATGGGGCGTCGGTTACAAGTCTAATCCGCGCTTTGAAGAGAAAGCCCGTAAATAG
- a CDS encoding type II secretion system protein produces the protein MRKRKVFSRERGLSILEIIIAVILLAMVIMATACVYPGGYKLNETNKLANQATEIARGIAEEINMRPFYTSNLSGIDALSIWKLAIKNNTAGWTPTLSNTYCWPYHFYGDDNTTWQQNCPVYCWGDDDPANLRSFKTNVLDQQNPPKVFYLPHVVSGSTPTAQNPLPGIHITVFPDFNVSTEFPDNISGTQSRMAKISVTVAWIEFRGSSGLLVPKSVTVTSWRTDNKMDY, from the coding sequence ATGCGGAAAAGAAAAGTGTTCTCAAGAGAGCGGGGCCTCTCAATCCTGGAGATTATCATCGCCGTCATTCTGCTTGCCATGGTGATCATGGCCACAGCCTGCGTGTATCCGGGCGGCTACAAGCTGAATGAGACCAACAAGCTGGCCAACCAGGCCACGGAGATCGCAAGGGGCATCGCCGAGGAGATCAACATGCGCCCCTTCTATACCTCAAACCTCTCGGGAATAGATGCCCTCTCCATCTGGAAGCTCGCCATAAAGAACAACACGGCGGGGTGGACACCTACCCTTTCCAATACTTATTGCTGGCCTTATCATTTCTACGGAGACGACAATACCACGTGGCAGCAGAACTGCCCCGTTTACTGCTGGGGAGATGATGACCCGGCAAACCTGAGATCATTCAAGACCAACGTGCTCGATCAGCAGAACCCGCCCAAGGTCTTTTACCTTCCCCATGTGGTGAGCGGCTCTACTCCCACCGCTCAGAACCCTCTGCCGGGGATACACATCACGGTCTTCCCCGACTTCAATGTATCAACGGAATTTCCCGATAATATCTCGGGAACGCAGTCACGTATGGCGAAGATAAGCGTCACCGTGGCCTGGATCGAGTTCAGAGGCTCTTCGGGGCTCCTTGTGCCGAAATCAGTGACGGTCACTTCATGGAGAACGGACAATAAAATGGACTACTAA
- a CDS encoding diguanylate cyclase — protein sequence MGVLLFGIAAILIELYAVEVPYYGYASLGFCIYFCCIINPLLGWQVACVIAPIALLARTLIINRQPWWYRISDFSSTLAMTMAAAYAFRIIYQVLDKSETMIQAQLKGEVTLVFFVAMIASAGAYFLVDFIIATTSAGLLNESFQKTWHTVRNKIRLFNVILFPLGVITFYTYRVSPWALLFLIPPLAGLRHTLKLFMDELVLLNQEELELSLKNTQNDLLEIKSKNEQITEDLQKKVDELSIVYEMGKALGASINLDGTLDIIISMIRKLIVYQSCVIFLLEKGNLTPAKFITPYKELLALSPLLQLEETIVNLVVQNRKPLLVPDMQTVNEQRIFKDEKCIMCVPLIIKERIIGVIYVGTTKQGTYNEDHLNILSILGNQTAIAIESAQLHEDKEQSLMMTRSVNEKLEKTVRQLSALNELGKSLGSSLKMDDTLNFIGEKMKHIIDFQSFIIFTVKKDVEVELIPQRCVSPYAELFKNITIKVSEGVLGWVVSQKKPLLLEDTRESRLPNVVEHERSAIIVPMIVENDVIGAFYVGNAQPHYYDEESLKLVSTVTYQTAMAIKNAELFERTIALAITDGVTGLYTHRYFQERILEACKEYERTLKCFSLIMLDTDHFKQYNDTLGHPEGDKLLREIAALIKSYTRDSDLVCRYGGDEFSVILKESDKANAIKTAQRIREAFQFRFHTYKVKVTASIGVSSFPEDATTKVDLVTAADAALYKSKKGGRNSVNFAPSLKQMPPQQPGPGASSSTLMGAKKNVPSALTPKPI from the coding sequence ATGGGTGTTCTTCTTTTTGGCATTGCTGCAATACTTATTGAGCTCTATGCCGTGGAAGTTCCTTATTATGGTTACGCGAGCCTTGGGTTCTGCATCTATTTCTGCTGTATCATAAACCCTCTCCTGGGATGGCAGGTGGCCTGCGTCATCGCCCCCATCGCGCTCCTTGCAAGAACGCTCATTATCAACAGGCAGCCATGGTGGTACCGCATCAGCGATTTTTCATCAACCCTTGCCATGACCATGGCGGCCGCCTATGCCTTCAGAATCATCTATCAAGTCCTTGATAAGTCCGAGACTATGATACAGGCCCAATTAAAAGGCGAAGTGACGCTGGTATTCTTTGTCGCCATGATTGCCAGCGCTGGCGCCTATTTTCTCGTGGATTTCATCATTGCCACCACCTCGGCAGGCCTTCTGAACGAATCCTTTCAGAAGACCTGGCATACTGTGCGAAACAAGATAAGGCTCTTCAACGTGATCCTCTTCCCTCTCGGCGTCATCACCTTTTACACTTATCGAGTTTCTCCCTGGGCGCTCCTGTTTCTTATCCCCCCTCTTGCGGGCCTCCGTCACACCCTCAAGCTGTTCATGGACGAGCTGGTCCTTCTGAACCAGGAAGAGCTTGAGCTCTCCCTCAAGAACACCCAGAACGATCTTCTCGAGATAAAGTCCAAGAATGAGCAGATCACCGAGGATCTCCAGAAAAAGGTGGACGAGCTCTCCATCGTCTATGAGATGGGTAAAGCCCTCGGCGCGAGCATCAACCTCGACGGCACCCTGGACATCATCATATCAATGATAAGAAAGCTCATCGTCTACCAGAGCTGCGTGATCTTTCTATTGGAGAAAGGAAATCTCACCCCTGCCAAGTTCATTACCCCCTACAAGGAGCTCCTGGCCCTCTCGCCCCTCCTGCAGCTTGAGGAGACCATTGTGAACCTTGTGGTGCAGAACCGGAAGCCCCTGCTGGTGCCTGACATGCAGACCGTGAACGAGCAGAGGATTTTCAAAGACGAGAAGTGCATCATGTGCGTTCCCCTTATCATCAAGGAGCGCATCATAGGCGTCATCTACGTGGGGACCACCAAGCAGGGAACCTACAACGAGGATCACCTCAACATTCTCTCGATCCTTGGGAACCAGACGGCAATAGCCATTGAATCGGCGCAGCTCCACGAGGACAAGGAGCAGTCCCTGATGATGACAAGGAGTGTCAACGAGAAGCTTGAAAAGACCGTCCGCCAGCTCTCGGCCCTCAACGAGCTCGGCAAATCCCTGGGCAGCAGCCTCAAGATGGATGACACCCTTAATTTCATAGGCGAAAAAATGAAGCATATCATAGATTTTCAAAGCTTCATCATTTTCACCGTAAAGAAGGATGTGGAGGTGGAGCTCATTCCGCAGCGCTGCGTGAGCCCCTATGCCGAGCTTTTCAAGAATATCACCATCAAGGTTTCTGAAGGAGTCCTCGGGTGGGTCGTGTCGCAGAAGAAGCCCCTTCTGCTTGAAGACACAAGGGAGTCAAGGCTCCCCAACGTGGTGGAGCACGAGCGGTCGGCCATTATCGTGCCGATGATCGTGGAGAATGATGTCATCGGGGCCTTCTATGTGGGGAATGCCCAGCCCCATTATTATGACGAGGAGAGCCTCAAGCTGGTTTCGACGGTCACCTACCAGACCGCCATGGCAATCAAGAACGCCGAGCTCTTCGAGAGAACCATCGCCCTTGCCATCACCGACGGTGTCACGGGCCTGTACACTCACCGTTATTTCCAGGAGCGCATCCTGGAGGCCTGCAAGGAATATGAAAGGACCCTCAAGTGCTTCTCCCTTATCATGCTGGATACGGATCATTTCAAGCAGTATAATGATACGCTGGGCCATCCTGAAGGCGACAAGCTGCTCCGTGAGATCGCGGCTCTGATAAAGAGCTATACCAGAGATAGCGATCTTGTGTGCCGGTATGGCGGTGACGAATTCTCCGTCATTCTCAAGGAGTCTGACAAGGCCAATGCCATCAAGACGGCGCAGAGAATAAGGGAGGCCTTCCAGTTCCGCTTCCATACTTACAAAGTCAAGGTGACGGCAAGCATCGGCGTGTCAAGTTTCCCTGAAGACGCCACCACGAAGGTTGATCTGGTCACGGCAGCAGATGCGGCACTCTATAAATCTAAAAAGGGCGGGAGGAATTCCGTCAATTTCGCTCCATCCCTCAAACAGATGCCGCCGCAGCAGCCGGGGCCGGGAGCATCGTCATCAACGCTTATGGGTGCCAAGAAGAATGTGCCTTCGGCCCTTACGCCAAAGCCGATATAG
- a CDS encoding HAMP domain-containing sensor histidine kinase translates to MNNIRTRLFLTYFLLILFTIGLMGTLFYVLTKEHLLKSKDSYLENAAEFFLKFITPSVSKEEDLGPATRFFIRQCWEHMDYQLQVIDRNGDIISDSSGMPPFPGKGEKRFLIALRGKPSSWTEKINEEQLLARCVPIKIRGEIIGAAKLSISLEEFDAMFAVLKRDFFLTFFLSLCAALGMALLFIRTLMRPVARIRDTARRIARGDLTSRVNYKSSDELGDLSMTINFMAEELRKLEQARSEFLGNVSHELKTPLTIIKGFVITLLGSPDLNKEWVRSLEMINREADRLTRLVNELLELTRLRSGRVELHLLTCEARELFTSVQAQMEPKSEALGVALRMECVETVPRLFIDPDRFKEVLINLIDNALKYTPKGGTVEVSALVRHEAFQVVVKDNGPGISEDEIPYIFERFFRGSARNQKVEGTGLGLAIVKEIVAAHGGDIKVESKTGVGTIFMVTLPFRSPGTLGDK, encoded by the coding sequence GTGAACAATATCAGAACCAGGCTCTTCCTCACCTACTTCCTTCTTATCCTTTTCACCATCGGTCTCATGGGGACTCTTTTCTATGTCCTTACGAAGGAGCACCTGCTCAAGAGCAAGGATTCGTATCTGGAAAATGCCGCCGAGTTCTTCCTGAAATTCATCACCCCCTCCGTCAGCAAGGAAGAGGACCTCGGCCCTGCCACGAGGTTTTTTATCCGGCAGTGCTGGGAGCACATGGACTACCAGCTCCAGGTGATAGACCGCAACGGCGATATCATATCCGATTCAAGCGGGATGCCGCCCTTCCCCGGGAAGGGGGAAAAGCGGTTCCTCATCGCCCTCAGGGGAAAGCCCTCCTCGTGGACGGAAAAAATCAACGAGGAGCAGCTCCTCGCGAGGTGTGTTCCCATCAAGATAAGAGGGGAGATTATTGGTGCAGCGAAGCTCTCCATCTCTCTTGAAGAGTTTGACGCCATGTTTGCGGTGCTGAAAAGGGATTTCTTTCTCACCTTCTTTCTCTCCCTCTGCGCCGCCCTGGGTATGGCGCTTCTTTTCATAAGGACCCTCATGCGGCCTGTGGCCCGGATAAGGGACACGGCAAGGCGGATAGCGAGAGGAGATCTCACAAGCCGAGTAAATTATAAGAGCTCAGATGAGCTCGGGGACCTGAGCATGACCATCAACTTCATGGCTGAGGAGCTCAGGAAGCTGGAACAGGCCCGCTCGGAGTTTCTCGGGAATGTCTCCCATGAGCTCAAGACTCCCCTTACCATCATCAAGGGCTTTGTCATCACCCTCCTGGGCTCCCCCGATCTCAACAAGGAGTGGGTGCGGTCCCTTGAGATGATAAACAGGGAGGCGGACAGGCTTACGCGGCTTGTGAACGAGCTCCTGGAGCTCACCAGGCTCAGGAGCGGCAGGGTGGAGCTTCATCTGTTAACCTGCGAGGCAAGGGAGCTCTTCACCAGTGTTCAGGCGCAGATGGAGCCGAAATCCGAAGCCCTGGGGGTAGCGCTCAGGATGGAGTGCGTCGAAACCGTTCCAAGGCTCTTTATTGATCCCGACAGGTTCAAGGAAGTGCTTATCAACCTTATTGACAATGCCCTCAAGTACACTCCGAAGGGAGGCACCGTTGAGGTGAGCGCCCTGGTCCGCCACGAGGCATTTCAGGTGGTGGTGAAGGATAACGGCCCCGGGATTTCAGAAGATGAGATCCCCTATATTTTTGAGCGCTTTTTCCGGGGGAGTGCCCGTAATCAGAAAGTGGAAGGCACAGGCCTTGGCCTTGCCATCGTGAAAGAGATAGTGGCAGCCCACGGAGGAGATATCAAGGTCGAGAGCAAGACCGGTGTGGGCACAATATTCATGGTGACTCTCCCCTTCAGGAGTCCAGGGACTCTGGGGGATAAATAA
- the mutT gene encoding 8-oxo-dGTP diphosphatase MutT produces the protein MKKDVTAAIIEKEGRVLIARRKHGFHLQYKWEFPGGKIEQGETPECCLARELKEEFGIESTIGEFVCRSEYDYGDRTIELLAFRVTHVAGDFHLDSHEEIQWVFPQDMAGFDFAEADKPIVEKLLQESEKAPESRDKKAM, from the coding sequence ATGAAAAAAGACGTCACGGCGGCCATCATTGAAAAAGAAGGAAGGGTGCTGATCGCCAGGAGGAAGCATGGCTTCCATCTCCAGTATAAATGGGAATTCCCCGGCGGCAAGATAGAGCAGGGAGAAACGCCGGAGTGCTGCCTGGCGAGGGAACTGAAGGAGGAATTCGGCATAGAATCAACTATTGGTGAATTCGTGTGCCGCAGTGAATATGATTATGGTGACAGAACGATAGAGCTTCTTGCCTTTCGTGTCACTCATGTGGCGGGAGATTTTCATCTTGACAGCCATGAGGAGATACAATGGGTATTCCCTCAAGATATGGCGGGATTTGATTTTGCCGAAGCAGATAAGCCGATAGTGGAGAAATTACTCCAGGAGTCTGAAAAAGCCCCGGAATCCCGGGATAAAAAGGCCATGTGA